The Heptranchias perlo isolate sHepPer1 chromosome 31, sHepPer1.hap1, whole genome shotgun sequence genomic interval CCATTGAAAAGCATTTCTCTCCAGCTTCTTCAACGGCTCAGTTAGTAAAATGAGAGTGTAATTCAGCTATACAGACCAGAAGCTACCAGATTCGATTCCTAGTCtgtctgagtgagctgatctcaacaTCAGCTGGGTGGCAGTAGCAGTGCCACAATTAGCTTCAgtgccctgggttagggaggggaaaaatcagccaggattcccagtctTGATTCAAACCAGTTTCTCTGTTCCAATACAGGTGATTATTATTGAGCCTTACTTTGACTGTTATGAACCTATGGTGCGAATGGCAGGCGGCCGGCCAGTGTTTATACTGCTGCATCCCGTGAGTTTCTGCAGCCAATTCGAGCTGGTACCAACTGATATCGTATTTAATTAATAGAATGATAGTACAATTCATGCCTCATCTAATATGTTTATGTTTTGTAAATCATGTATAATATTCTCCACTCACTGAAGGAGCACTCAACAGACTCTGAAGAATCCTGAACAATGtataattaaaatttaaaaagtatAGAACATTCTAATTCAAAAATCCTCCACGTGCAAGTGTTTTCCTGTTACAAGCCAGGAATGAATGCCAAAGCTGATCCTGTACACTAGTGAGGACATGACACAAGCGGCTGATCCAGCGTTGCTGTTCTCAAAGTGCTATGTTTGATGTAAAATAAGGAGCTTGGATCTTTAGATAAGATGAGATCCTGCCGTTCTGCAATTCAGGGACAGACATAAACACTCCCATGGTAACCAATGATTCTTACCCGTAGCACCAACTGATCATACACTGCCAACTTTGTTAGGGAATGGATCAGGCTATTGTAAACACCAGATTTAGGGATTTAACTAGCGAGCTAGTTTCTCTGAATTTTTTAGGTTGCCTTTGCCAAAGGCTACGTTCAACTCAGACTCTGCACTAATAGTTGAAATAGCAGCAAAAGGCCTGTGACAGGTGACTGCTGCTCATCCTTTGAGCCTACAATATATGCTGCAGCATAAGAACAGcaaatttcaaaaatattcttgtTGCAGTAGTTTTCAGATTGTCCATGGCCAACTCAATTGTCATTAACTTATAGTTTCTCATTTCTGGCTCAACCTCAGACATCAATCTTCTGCACATTTTAGCTGTTTAGCATTGGTAATCACAGGTGCACCTGCTGCATGAAATGGTTCTAGACCCTGCAAATAAGCTTGAGGGCACTCTTGTATTATCTTGAATACATTCTCCTCAGAACTGAACTCTTAGGCAATGTCATTCTTCTCTTATTCCTAAGTATTCTTGAGATTATCTGCAAGTCACCACACAGTTTTGAATTTAGTGTCTGAAAGACCATTTAGGACTTCTGCTATTATTGCCGTAGATATCATAAATTATATCCTTGAGCAGGAATGTCATTTTTTACTACAGTATACTCATTTGTCTTTGCATAACTTCTGTAAAACCCTTTTCCGAGCAGCACCAAAAGCAGATGCAGGAGTTAAGTACTGAATTGTGCAGATAAGATGTGGGGATTCCTGTTTGGGCAATGCAGAAATACCCTCTACAGGTTACAAGTTAAAAGATTACCTATTGTTCTTTCAGAAACCAGTATCTGGAAGGTTGATGACCAGTGCTGACTGGGTATTGGATCCTGCTGAACTAGCAAATAAATTCAGCAAACATACTAAAGCAATCGTCATCAATACTCCAAACAACCCTCTTGGCAAGGTAAGAGTGAAGAGGAATTGTGCAGTTGCAGGCCGTCTTATGAGAGCTGCTGGTGATTAAGGTGCTTATTCTACGTTTTTtttgttgtggattcaagtcctaaTCCGAGAATAAGCCTGCTTCCTACTTGGAGTTGTTTAGATCTTCATTAGAGTACTATCAGAATCCTTAAGGATAGAATATCTCACTCATTAGACCAATGTCAGATGTCGACATCTATTTGATGGACAGTTGACATTCTACGGTGTTTGAATTGGAAAGCCTGTTAATATAAATCATTGTGGTGTAATAATTGATGATCTACTAAATGCCATACTGTTTAAACATTTAGTACATATATACTGTTACTTCATTCTCCTGTGGCACGGCACACAGAGAGGCAAGACCAAGTGCAGGGTTAGAggatgggggataattggacaaagaaggggagggaaaggaaaCAGGTAGGGGAGGCTGAGTTGCTGCCTGATTCACGCGGCAAAGTTTACCAGATGCTgcttggaaggatccagttgcAAAGATATTGGCCGTTGTGATATTGATTGATACAGACATTGCTTTTCTTCTGGTGGAAGTGGGCTGCAGGTCTTCAGAaagcagttgacatatctccccAGTTGTCTCCAGGGGGGTGTACAGTCTCCTGAGGCAGTTATGTACCGAGAAATCTAAGTAAGACCATCTTGGTCTGTAAACTCTTGAGTGGGTATCTACATGTAGGAAACAAGCATCTTCTGTGATACCTCAGTTTCACTTCGTCTTATCTAGCCAAtttcctcattctcaccctctTCAAAACATAGAAATAGAGGGATTCTCAGTGAGAAATCCAGTTCCACAGTCCAAAACTGTAATTTCTGCCAACCTGACTAAATAGGGCAGAAAAAGTGCTAACAGAACCTCGAGAGTACCAACCAGCTAAAATCAATTTGCAGACAAATTGCAATTAACCTTTACCTCCCACAAACAAAATGTCCTTCTCAACGCAGTATTCACCTTGGGGGCACTGCTGTGCTACTCATACTGCCATTTATATAGTGGCGGTTTTACTTGGGGTTGGGTTTGGGCTGGAAGTTGGGGAAATGCAGCAGTAGCATCGACCGTGCCTAACTGATTCCATTTTAAATATGGCGGTGCAGGCTTCTAGCAGACATTAAAGGAGAACGGTGTATTTTGGGGAGGAAAATTTCTGTGCAATTCTTTGGAGCAGATTTGAGGTGGTGGGCCCTCCTGCCCCACTTTATTCAGCTTAGTCCTCCAAACCTGCTTGAAAATTGCCGGTACTtcaaaggaaaatccaggccataaACTCTCAGTATAAAATAACTATTTTGTTAGCAGCTTGGGTGTTACTGCAATTAGCTGAAACTTTAACAAAACCTCTATCATAGCACCACCTACAGGCGTAACAGGGACATTCGACATAAGAGTTTTCAgtgcattttgaaatggaatgttgtgATCCAcctaccatttttaatatataatagatgctACAGTCACTTTACAAAACATCAGAGATCTGTATTGGTAATTTATATAGATTATACAGAATTTATATACCTTCCTCGTCTCCATTTTGACTCCTTGAATCCAATATTGGACTCTCAAAAATTGAAATGGGAGTTTGAATGGATATTTGGTTTCAGAATCCTAGTGAACAATGCTTCACATGGGCAGACTGTGTGTTTACAATTTACCTACAATTCAGTGACCATTACAGACCTGGTTAAATTTAATGACCTTTAGACTGTCTTTACAACTTGCCTACAATTCATGACCACAATGGTGAATTAATATATTATGGAACAGTTTCCTTAAATTGGAATGAGTTGTATTGTTAAAATAAACCTCCTCCATATCTGTTTCCTAACACCAGAATTAATCTACGTTAACAATTTAATTTGGTTGTTATCAGTGTGAGACAGACAACCAGACTGGTTTTCAGATGAAGGCTCACTAGCTAAAGagttcccatctgcctgttccagtggttcaggtggatattaaggACTAGCTCCTTGGCACTAGTTGAAGAAAAGCAGAGTTCTCCTGCCATCCTGACCAACATTCGTCCCTCAATGAGCATTACCAAAAAGTAGATTaaatagtcattcatctcattgctgttcgtggcacCTTGTGAGGAAAATAGCTGCAGCATTTGACTACTTAACACAAGACATTTCAACAATAAGTAAttatgtaaagcgctttgggatgttcctgAGCTATGATGAGGTGTTctacaaatgcaaattcttctcAATAGTTCAGTGacatggtgtactcattgcctgTGTCTTTTTGTCACAAAATGCGATACTGACCAAAAAAACCAAATTTTAGGAAAATGAAGGCTGCAGGTTGTGTTCAGACATTTTTTGCTTGTAGTTGGCCAAACAATCGTATCCACTTTAGCCAGACATGCTCAGAATGAGGATTAAATGACGAGTGGAAACAAAAATGTTCTGGCATGCTACTGACATTCCTCTCTAATGAGTAAAAGGAAATGGAGTCAGTTCTGTGACCTGACTGGAAAGGGGAGCCacaagaaggaagaaagaaaaaataatctAGCAGGACAGagtacaaagaaagaaagaaggaagtttAGGTTGGTTTCCATCTACTTCAAACATATTACTGAACAGTTGCTCTTTGTTTTACCCCAACTTAGGTTTTCAAACGTGAAGAGTTGCAGGTGATTGCAGATCTCTGTGTGAAACACAATGTGGTGTGTATTAGTGATGAGGTGTACGAGTGGCTGGTGTATGATGCTAATGAGCATGTGCGAATTGGTAAGAAAGCATCATCTGTAGAATCTTAGCCAAATATGTATAAACACCAGTAGTTCTAGAATGAGAGAACCTGATTTTAACATCAGGTTTACTTATAATCTCTCATTTCCATGTTACTTCAAGCTTAAGAGTTCAAAGCAGTGTTATCCACTGTCGACCCATAATCGCACAAGAGGAGTATAATGAGAGGTCATCAGATTTCATTCCTCTTGTGTGGATGTTCTGTTCACACTAGACTTTTCTGTGACCAGCTGAAAACTGAAAAGTATCACCCGACTCCTCCATCCAAAAACCTACTTTCCTTCTTTCTGTTAGTGCCAACTACCATcttatctccaacctccccttcctctcgtCCTTGAACGTGTTTTTGTCTTCCTGTCCGAAGCCTAGATTTCCCATAAATCCTTATTTGAATCTGgcttctgtcctcctcacagtacTGAGATGATATAAATCATGAAcaacatcctccgtgactgtgaccaAGATGCTTTATTCATTCTCTTCCTCATCAACCTCTCCACAAcgtttgacacggttgaccacacaatcctcctccaacacctctcctccgtcgccCGAGTCAGTGGGATCGCCCTCATATGGTTCTATTCCTACCTATTCAAAcagagccagagcatctccaacgAAAgctctttccttccctaaagtgtcACCTCCAGAGTCCCCTTAGGATCCATCCttagccccctcctcctcctcagctatATGCTTCCCCTTAGCAACATGATTCTCATACACAGGGCTAGCTTaggctgatgatacccagctctatctTTCCACTACCTCTCCGAATCAACTGCctatgtgctgtcagactgcttgtctgacatccagtcttggataactACTTTCAGCTcaacattgggaagattgaagcccatTATCTTTGCTCCTGCCACATACACCACTCTTTTGCCACTGATTCCAATCCCGTCCCTGTTTAAGCTGAACCGGACTGTtggcaacctcggcatcctggttgaccctgagctgagtttcagaacccatatcctttccatcacttagatgcttacttccacctccataacatcgcccgcttCTGCCCCTACCATACCCCATCCACTGTTGAAAACCTTACAGATAGCAGCATCATCTCCAGGCTCAGCTActttccttgctggcctcccatcctccacccttcataaattcCAACTTGTCAAATACTCTGCTACACGTATCCTGTTCCATACTAAGTCCCGATTATCTGTCACCCCCTTTCCTGGCtgatctatattggctcctgATCTCCCAGTCTCttcattttaaaatcctcatctttaaatccctccttACCTCTCCCTTTATCTGTAATCTTGCCCAGCTCTACATTTCATCCTGAACATTCCacacctctgactctggccttcttcacatctctcccttcctttgccccatcattggtggaAGAGCCTTCAGTCACCAGGGTcctattctctggaattccctccctctcaccccctttaAAAACCTCATCtaaacctatctttttgaccagGCTTTCAGTCACCACTCCTAATCTCTTTTAATAAATAATTTATATAGTAGTTTGATGCAATTATTATCTCTGTGAGTGAGTAGTAGCAGATTTACCACTAATTGGCTTGTGGTAAAAATGTTACTACCCATACTCTTGGGTAGTATTGCTTGTGAGGTTCAACTCTGGGCACAGAGCCTTGCTAACAGCAATCACGATTTGGAAAATCAGGACTACACAGTTGTAGCCCTAGTTCCACCATCTCACTCCCTGCTAATGAGGCTCCTCACCAGAGTGGAGACTCGCAAAAATTACCCCCTTAgtgtctcttccctcctcccatacacacatacacctcTGATTTGCTACTGTTTGTGTTCCTATTCCTAGCCAGCCTGCCAGGGATGTGGGAGCGGACAATCACTGTTGGAAGTGCAGGAAAAACCTTCAGTGCTACAGGATGGAAGGTGAGCCGGAGAAGGTTGTCAGAGAAATTGAATAATGCAATAACTAACTTTAGTGCTAATTCATCATAGTGCAATTCACTTATATTGTATATAATGTCTGGGCAACTGCTTACAACAGACAAAATCTTCAATCCCTAACTAAACAATAGTAAATCTATTCTGATGAAATCAGTTCTGaaaaagggtcattgacctgaaatgttaactctgtttctttctccacagatatttccagcattttctgtttttattaatagTAAATATATTCTTTAGAATGAATGCTAATGCACTTTTAACCAGAGAACTAGCACCTATTGTAAGCAATTAGTTTGGTTTGAGATTTGGAATCAACTATCAACTCTTTTCTGATGCTTTCTGTTACTTTGGCTGAACTGGCTTGAGCTATACCAAACTGGACCAGTTGAGCTGGAGTTGCAGCAGGATTTGGGATCAGCTGCAATGTGATGGGATAATCCTGGTGCAATAAAGTTGATCCCGAATCCCAGTATGTCAAACTATCTGATCCAGTGCACTGCTGTTCAGCTACAGTAGTTAGAAACATCAGAAGAGAGTTAACATAAAATTAAACTTCAATACTGGGAACATTGGCTGTTGTTGTGTTGTTGCACCCAACCACATTACAACTGGATATTCTGCATATTTTCTGGTTACAGATGTTGAGATGTTCTATCTAACTGGCTTATTATAGGTTGGCTGGGCAATTGGACCTAAGGACATCATCAAGCACTTACAGACTGTCCATCAGAACTCAAACTACCATTGCGCCACTGGAGCACAGGTGAGAAGTACCAAAAGGATTGCTTTTCACATGTATGTATAATGGTGAATGTTTTTGGTTTTCTACCCATCGAGGTGAGGAATGATATGCCGTGTAGTAGAGAGCTTGCCCTGCATTGTCCTAATAATGCACCTGAGGTTCTCATTCAGAAGggttgtctccccctccccctctccccaactaGTACAGCATTGGTGAGACATTTCTATAGCTCCACtgtcaaagaacataagaaataggagcaggagtaggccatacagccccttgagcctgctccaccattcaaatcagatcgtggctgatcttcaacctcaactccactttcctgctcaatccccatattgtttgattccccaagagtccaaaaatctatctatctcagccttgaatatactcaacaattcagcatccacagccctccagggtagagaattccaaagattcacaaccctcagtgaagaaatgcctcctcatctcagtctaaaatggccgactccttatcctgcgactttgccctctagttctcgactctccagccagaggaaacaacctctcagcatctaccctgtcaagccccctcagaatcttatatgtttcaataagatcacctctcattcttctaaactccagagagtataggtccattgtactcaacctcgcctcataggacaaccctctcatcccaggaattaatctagtgaaccttcgttgcaccgtctctaaggcaagtatatccttccttagataagaagactaaagctgtacgcagtactccaggtgaggtctcaccaaagccccgtaaaactgtagtaagacttccttttgtactccaacccccttgcaataaatgccaacatgccacttgctttcctaattgcctgctgtacctgcatgctaacttcttgtgtttcttgtgccaggacacccaagtctctctggacatcaacattcaatagtttctcaccatttaaaaaatgttctgtttttctgttcttcctaccaaagtgaataaccttacatttccccacattatactccatctgccaccttcttgcccactcatttaacctgtctatatccctttgcagactctgcatccttctcactgcttactttcccacatagttttgtatcgtcagcaaacttagatacattatactcagtcccttcatccaagtcattaatatagattgtaaatagctgaggcccaagcaccgatccttgcggtactccactagttacggtctgctaacctgaaaatgacgcaTTGATCCCtaatctctcttttctgtccgttaaccaatcctctgtcatTGCTAATATGTtagccccaaccccatgagcccttatcttgcgtaacaacgttttatgtggcaccttatcgaatgccttttgaaaatccaagtataccacatccactggttctcctttatctaccctgctagttatattcTCAAaacactctaataaatttgtcaaactcaatttcccttttataaaaccatgttgactctgtgtaatcatattatgatgttctaagtgccgttaccacttccttaataatggattccagcattttcccgacgactgatgtcaggctaactggcctgtagttccctgttttctttttcCCTCCTTTTGTGCTTTGTCTGCTTTGTGACTTCTCTGGCCCATGTTGCTAAATTCAGAACAAACTTAAACATATTCTTTGCTGGATTATTTTAGTCAGCCAGGAGTCTTGAGGTGTGAAAATCCAACAACAGGCTTATGAGTCTCTAAAGCAGGCTACTGAGAAATTCACACATGCGGAGCTTCCGTTTGCCTGATGTGCAGTGGAAAACCTCTGCCTGTAAGGATACACCCCACTTACCTAAACCCAAGGTATTCAGCCAGCATGTGCCACACTAAGTCCCACTTGCCAACATCTCCCATCTTCATCGATCTACACAGGCTTCCTGTCCCCTACCCATtggatttaaaatccttgtcttcAACTTCAAATCCCTCAGCAGCCCCGTCCTACTCTCTGCAATCTCCTATATCCTTACCTCTCCCATACCCTCCAACTGTCTGATTCTAGCCTTCTGTGCATCCTCCCCCTACCTCTGTTCAACCATTGATGGCAGAGCCACCAGCCACCTCAATACctttctctggaactccctccctgaagttttccacctcttctctcccccctccattttaaaaaccttttgaaaaccaaacttttagtcacctctcctaattctCCCACCTCGACTTGGCATCTATAACTTAATttcttttatatatttatttttcagccccccccccccccccccgcaaaaaaaaattgctttggaatgttttccatgctaaaggtgctacataaatggaaATTGCAGTTAGGTGCAGGTTGACAAGAGCTAATGAACTCAATTGTGAGTAAGCATACGCTGGAATTTAATCAGCTAAAACCACACACCACTGGTAAATTTGTCCAGTTAAGACCACCTTACCCACAAGAACATTGAGTTGCAGAATTATATGTAGGCaagtgagaacaatcccagcccccAGTGTCAGGTCTACCCTTCCGGTATCATCAATGAGCCATACTGGCTGGTCAGTCACCGACAGCTCCCTCGAGTACTGTGGACCTTCTGGCTGAGGTATCGGGTTACTGAATTTACCACAGATTAGTTCCAATCATCCATTGGCAGGTGTATCATCTTGGACCCAACTTGATCCCAAAGAGACTCGAGTTACCTTCCTCCCTACCTCCCCCCAAGGAGGTTAGTCATCATTTGGAAATGGCTTTTGAATCTAAAATGTTACACAGTTAAACTTCATTGAAGTAGACTGCACTTCTTAAAAAAAGTTTTCTGTTCTCAGCAAGCAGTAGCAGAGGGATTTGTGAAAGAATTTGGACGTCTGGGAGCGCCGGAGAGTTATTTCATCAGCTTACGTCAGGAGCTGCAATTGAAACGTGATCGGCTTGCTGCCTGCCTCACTTCTGTGGGGTTAACGCCAGTTATACCAGAGGGTGGTTATTTCTTGATCGCGGACGTCTCAGCTGTCAGTGAGTAACAGGTTTCTTTATCACAGGGAAAGTACAAATCATATAAGCAGACTGATGGGATTTGCTGTTTTCTATGATACTCTAATCTCTAATGTCTGGGCAGAGTGCAATATGGAGCAAG includes:
- the LOC137300626 gene encoding kynurenine--oxoglutarate transaminase 1-like isoform X1 gives rise to the protein MLRRPTQTIIRNNSLINNILHMKKEKMSHQIHSRRIEGLDNNIWIEFTKLAADYSVVNLGQGFPDFSPPNFVKEAFTRAINSDLNQYTRAFGHPPLVKILAKFFGKLLGQDIDPFSEVLVTVGAYEALFCFFQALIDDEDEVIIIEPYFDCYEPMVRMAGGRPVFILLHPKPVSGRLMTSADWVLDPAELANKFSKHTKAIVINTPNNPLGKVFKREELQVIADLCVKHNVVCISDEVYEWLVYDANEHVRIASLPGMWERTITVGSAGKTFSATGWKVGWAIGPKDIIKHLQTVHQNSNYHCATGAQQAVAEGFVKEFGRLGAPESYFISLRQELQLKRDRLAACLTSVGLTPVIPEGGYFLIADVSAVKVDLPDSTETEQPFDYKFVKWLVTNKGLATIPVSAFYSQDNKKSFENFIRLCFVKEDSTLRKAEQILQEWKTEADPVIAPT
- the LOC137300626 gene encoding kynurenine--oxoglutarate transaminase 1-like isoform X4; the encoded protein is MSHQIHSRRIEGLDNNIWIEFTKLAADYSVVNLGQGFPDFSPPNFVKEAFTRAINSDLNQYTRAFGHPPLVKILAKFFGKLLGQDIDPFSEVLVTVGAYEALFCFFQALIDDEDEVIIIEPYFDCYEPMVRMAGGRPVFILLHPKPVSGRLMTSADWVLDPAELANKFSKHTKAIVINTPNNPLGKVFKREELQVIADLCVKHNVVCISDEVYEWLVYDANEHVRIASLPGMWERTITVGSAGKTFSATGWKVGWAIGPKDIIKHLQTVHQNSNYHCATGAQQAVAEGFVKEFGRLGAPESYFISLRQELQLKRDRLAACLTSVGLTPVIPEGGYFLIADVSAVKVDLPDSTETEQPFDYKFVKWLVTNKGLATIPVSAFYSQDNKKSFENFIRLCFVKEDSTLRKAEQILQEWKTEADPVIAPT